From Anaerosoma tenue:
CGCCTCGAGCAGATCGCGCTGGTGGCTCTCACGGTCGCTTGCCACGATATCGGCGGCCTCGGCATCGGTGAGGTACTCGATCCCCTGCTCACATACCCAGTGGAACTTCACCCACACGCGCTCGTCCTGCGCGTTGATCATGGAGAAGGTGTGGCTGCCATATCCGTTCATGTGCCGGTAGCTCTTAGGGATGCCGCGGTCGCTCATCGTGATGGTGACCTGGTGGAGCGCCTCCGGCAGCAGCGTCCAGAAGTCCCAGTTGTTCTGCGCCGAGCGGAGGTTGGAGCGCGGGTCGCGCTTCACCGCGCGGTTGAGGTCGGGGAAGTTGTGCGGGTCCCGCAGGAAGAACACGGGCGTGTTGTTGCCCACGAGGTCCCAGTTGCCTTCCTCGGTGTAGAACTTCACCGCGAAGCCACGGATATCACGCTCAGCGTCGGCCGCGCCGCGCTCGCCGGCCACCGTCGAGAAGCGCACGAAGAGGTCGGTCTTCTTGCCGACTTCCGAGAAGACCTTGGCTTTCGTGTACTGCGTGATGTCGCCTGTGACTGTGAACGTGCCGAACGCGCCCGAGCCCTTTGCGTGCATCCGGCGCTCCGGGATGACCTCACGGTCGAAGTGCGCGAGCTTCTCCAGGTACCACACGTCCTGGAGAAGCATCGGCCCGCGCGGGCCGGCGGTCATCGCGTTCTGGTTGTCCGGGACCGGGATCCCAAAGTTCGTGGTGAGCTTCTTGTGCTCGCCCATGTGCACACTCCTCTCCGGCGGCCGCTCGCACCACCGGGTCTCGTCCGACATCGTCCTATGGAAGGTTCCTGCCCAATGCGGCCCGGGCACAGCGGCCGCTCGGCAGGAACACGCATCTGCAACGCAGAAGCCTGCATCTGGCACACTGTTCACAACCAACCCGCCGAAAGGGGCGCGTGTGCTCAGGTTCATCGTGTTCGGGTGCGGTGCGGCCCTCATGGGGCTCGAGATGGTGGCGGCCCGCGTGCTCGCCCCCTACCTCGGCAACTCCATCTATGTGTGGGGCGCGGTGATCTCGGTGGTGATGATCGCGCTCTCGATGGGCTACGCGCTGGGCGGTCAGCTGGCCGACCGCTTTGGCGCGGCGCGGTCGCTACCGCCCGTGATCGCCGCAGCCGGGATCGCCACCGCAGCCGCCCCGCTGGTGGCCGAGGCGGTCCTGCCTTGGGCCGCGAACCTCGGTCCACGCCTCGGCTCGCTCGCAGCCGCCACCGCC
This genomic window contains:
- a CDS encoding catalase; this translates as MGEHKKLTTNFGIPVPDNQNAMTAGPRGPMLLQDVWYLEKLAHFDREVIPERRMHAKGSGAFGTFTVTGDITQYTKAKVFSEVGKKTDLFVRFSTVAGERGAADAERDIRGFAVKFYTEEGNWDLVGNNTPVFFLRDPHNFPDLNRAVKRDPRSNLRSAQNNWDFWTLLPEALHQVTITMSDRGIPKSYRHMNGYGSHTFSMINAQDERVWVKFHWVCEQGIEYLTDAEAADIVASDRESHQRDLLEAIDRGEYPRWTLKIQVMPEADAAKMPYNPFDLTKVWYHGDYPLIEVGVMELNRNPENYFVDVEQAAFNPANVVPGISFSPDKMLQGRLFSYGDAQRYRLGTNHHLIPVNAARCPVHGYSRDGQMRVDDNYGSTPGYEPNSYDAWQGQPEYKNPPLPIEGAADIWDFREDDDNYYEQPGKLFRLMTADEQQRLFENTARNMGDAPKMIKTRHIGNCYKADPAYGEGVAAALGIPMSDVEM